The following nucleotide sequence is from Microbacterium arborescens.
CTGAACTCGACGCTCGTGACCGAGCTCGCGGACGCGGCGACGGCGTTCGATCGCGACGAGTCCATCGGCGCGATCGTCGTGACCGGCTCGGAGCGGGCGTTCGCGGCGGGTGCGGACATCAAGGAGATGGCGGGCAAGAGCGCCCGTGAGATGTCGATGGATAACCCCTTCGCGGCGCTCGAAGAGTTTTCGCGGGTGCGCACTCCTGTCGTCGCCGCGGTCGCCGGGTTCGCGCTCGGGGGCGGGTGCGAGCTCGCGATGATGTGCGACATCGTGCTGGCGGCGGACACCGCGGTCTTCGGGCAGCCCGAGATCGATCTGGGCGTGATCCCCGGCATCGGCGGCACGCAGCGGCTGACGCGTGCGATCGGGTACTACAAGGCGGCCGAGCTGGTGCTGACCGGTCGGCGGATGCCGGCAGAGGAGGCTGAGCGTGCCGGGTTGGTGTCGCGCGTCGTCCCCGCCGCACAGCTGCTCGACGAGGCCGGCGCGGTGGCTGAGCGGATCGCGTCGAGGTCGCTGCCGGTCGCCTACGCCGCCAAGCAAGCGTTGCGTGCCTCGCAGGAGACGACCGCCGCCGAAGGGCTTCGCCTGGAGCGCACGCTTTTCGCATCGCTGTTCGCCCTCGACGACCAGAAGGAAGGCATGGCGGCCTTCGCCGAGAAGCGCAGTCCCGAGTTCCGGCACCGCTGATTCGTCGAGTGCTGGTCGAACGCGGGTCCGCCATCCGCCGTCGGGCGGCGATCGTGCTCGTCGGCGGGGTGGTGCTGGTGCTCGTGGCTGCCGGGGCGGTCGCGTGCGCCCGGTGGGCGCTGAGCCTCGATGCGGTGCGCGGGTTTCTCGACCGGTACCCGGGGGCGTACCCGCTGCCCGAGGGTGCGCCTGTCGGATTTCCGGCGTGGCTCGCCTGGCAGCACTTCTTCAACGCGTTCCTGATGGTGCTGATCATCCGCACCGGTCTGCAGGCTCGTAGGGAGAAACGCCCGAAGGTCTTCTGGTCGCCGCGTGGTCGACCGAAGCGGCGGACGAGCCTGACGATCTGGTTCCATCAGGCGCTCGACGTCTTCTGGGTCGCCAACGGAGTGGTGTTCGTGATCCTGCTGTTCGCGACGGGGCAGTGGATGCGGATCGTGCCGACGAGCTGGGAGGTGCTGCCGAACGCGGCGTCGGCGGCGTTGCAATACGTGTCGCTCGACTGGCCGACCGAAAACGGCTGGGTCAACTACAACAGTCTGCAGCAGCTCGCTTACGCCACCACGGTCTTCGTCGCCGCTCCGCTCGCGGTGGCGACCGGGCTGCGGCTGAGCACCGTGTGGCCCCGCGGCGACGCGCGGATGAACCGGATCCTGCCGCTGGAGCCGGCGCGCCGCCTTCACGTGCTCGTGATGCTGTTCTTCGCGGTCTTCATCGTGACCCATGTCGCACTCGTTCTCGCCACGGGAGCGCTTCGCAACCTCAATCACATGTATGCCGCACAAGGGTCGGTGGGCCCGACGGCCTACGCCGACAACTGGACCGGCTTCTGGCTGTTCGTGCTGTCGCTCGGCGTCATCGTCGGAGCGTGCGTCGCTGCCCGTCCCGCCGTGCTCGCACCGATCGCGCGCTTGTTCGGCCCGACCATCACCCGCTGATCGCGGACGTGACCCGGCGACGTCGCGGCGTCGCGGCGTCGCCGGGCCCGGTGTCGCACGCCCGGTGGCGCAGGTGCGGTGCGACACGCCCCCGGTGCGACACGCCCAATGTGCGGTCGCGGCGTCGCGGGGCCGGTGTCGCAGGCACGATGTTGCCGCGCTCGGGCGCAGGCGCGCTGTTGCCTCGCTCGGAGCGCGGGGCATCCCGCTCGTCCCCGGCGCGGGACTGCCCGGCCCTCACGATCAAAATGGTGGTGGTTCGGGTGGCGGTGCTCCGCCGGTCCGGCCATCCGGTGGCGGGTCCACCGTGCCGGTGGTGAAGCAGACGGCGGGTGTGGGTACGTCTTCGCGGTAGACCCGCCCGAGGGGTGAGGTCCATTCGAGGACTCCACCGCCGAGCTGCCGCACTTCCCACCGGGTGAATTGCTTCATGGAGTGGTGTCTCTGGCAGAGGTGGGCGAGGTTGAGGAGGTGGGTGTGGCCGCCGAGGGCGTAGTCGATGGTGTGGTCGAGTTCGCATCGGATCGCGGCTCTGCGGCATCCGGGGAACCGGCAGTGCTGGTCGCGTGCGGTGAGGAGTTTCTTCATCGCGATGGTGGGCCGGTAGGTGTCGATCTCGACCGGGGTGCGGGTGACCGGGTCGATGAAGAGCCGGTCCCACTCGGTGACCTGTCCGGCGAGTTCACGCGCCGTGTCGGCGTCGATCAGTCCGGCACCGACAGCGTCGGCGGGGTGCTCGTCACGGCCTATCAGGGTCTCGGCGGTGACGGTGACTTGGACTCGTGCTCGGATCGCGCCGAGCCCACCGGCCCGGTCGGTTCCGTAGGTCGGGTCGACCACGGGTGCTCCGCCGAGGACAAGGTCGCCGAGAATGTCAGCACGCAGTTGATCCATCGTCCGGGCGTCTGGCGCCGCATCCGCCCCGGCGCCCGCAGCACCGGCCGAGGCAGCACCGGCCGAGGCAGCATCCGCCTCCACCGCATCCCCGCAACCGCCCGCATCCCGGGCATCCCGGGCATCCCGGGCATCCTTGACGGCTTGTCCCATCTGGGTGAGCCGGTCAAGCATCCTCACAGCGATGACGGTGGGGAGGTTGGCGACGAGGTTCGACATCCCGTCCGACCCGCGGAACACGCGCACGCACCGCTCCGCCGCCGCAGCACCATGCCGCTCCGTGAACGACTGGGGGTGCACCCGCGCCGCCAAAACCTCGAGCGCACCCCGCACCCGGGACGGTACATCCCGCTCGCATACATCGATCGCGGCATCCGCGAACGACCCTCGCACCTCATCGGGCACCCCGGCCCCGGCCTTCACGATCACATCCACGTGTCCGCGTTCGATCCGCCGTTCCACCCACGCGGCGAACACGGCCGGGTAGTCGTCGATGACGGTCATCGCATGGTCGATCTCGCCCTGCAACCGCCGATCCGTCAACCGCGCCATCCCCGCCGCTTCAGCTGCGACCGATCGCAGCTCCATGTCGGAGGCCATGCCCCGCACCCCATCGCGCCGGGCCTCACGCAACGCCGACCGTCCCAGATCGGCCAACGCACACATCCGTTCAACCTCGCCAGCATGGACAAGATCGAGCGCTTCCGCGAACCTCGCAAACGCGAGCACCTGCGCGGGCGCGGCGTCATCGCGTCGCATCCCGCCGACCTCGCCGTTCGCTTTCATGTTCCCATCATGACAGTAGGGGGCGACATTACAGTCGAAGATACGTTCTATGTTGGATAACTCGCCAGATCATCCGATAGGGGAGGAGCGACGGCCACCGCATGTGAGAAAACCGGCGCCATCCGAGACTCAATCGGCGCCAACACAACCGACAGCGCCGGTCACGAGCGACGCCGGCACAACCCGCGCCCGCTCGTGGCCAGCGCGAGACGGACGTTCGCGCTGGCGATAGCGGGCGATACCGGGCGATACCGGCCCGAAGCCGACGGTCACCAGCTCAACCCGAGCAGACAGCCGCCGAGGCCAACCGGACTCCGGCCAGAGCGGACTTCACGTCAGCGAACGAAGCGGACCTCGGTCAGCGTCTCACCGAGGAAGGGCTCGGTGTGGGTCTGTCCGTCGAGCGTGAAGCCGTTGCGCTCGTAGAAACGGTGCGCGCGGGGGTTGTCCTCCGCGACCCACAGGTAGATCCCCTCGTCCTTCTCGACGGCGGCATCGAACAGGCGCTGGCCGATGCCGGTGCCGTGCCACGCGTCGAGCAGGTAGATGAAGTAGAGCTCGCGCATCCGAGGCGCGTCGCGGTCGCGAGCCGGGCCCGAACCCACGAAGCCGACGATCTCGCCGCGGACGAGCGCGGCGTACATCCGGAAGTCCTCGCCCTGCGCGGCCCAGTGCGTCCACAGCTCGGCGAGTCGGCGAGGCGACACGCTCTGGAGCGCGGCCGTGCTGATGAGGTGGTCGTAGGTCTCGTGCCAGCAGGTGGCGTGCACGCGCCCGAGGGCTTCGGCGTCGACATCCCGCACCGGACGGACGACGATGTCGGTCTGCAGTTCGGCTTCCATGGCCAGACTCTACGCGCGGGTGGCGGTGGCGTGAAATCGAGCCGTCGGGGTTGCGCCGCGGGCTCATCAGGCTCCGAGCTCGACCCCTTCTTCGGCATCATGGGCGGCCGCAGCCTCACCCTCGGCCGCTGCCTCGACCGAGAGCAGACCGACCTCGCCCGGGCTCCACCCCGCCGCGACCAGGCGGGCGCGGAGCGCCGTCTCCACCGCCGCCTGTTCGCCGCCAGCGCGCAGGCGCGTTCCCGTTCGCGTCGCGCCGAGCACCGCGTCCGGATCGAGCGTCCGTGCCGCGGCGAGCAGCTCGTCCCTCATCCGATCCGCGCGGGCGGTGCCGAGCGCCGTCCGCACGATGTCGAACGAGCTCAGGGCGACCGACCACATCTGTCCACGGCCGAGCGACGACGCGGCAGGCGGGCGTCGCGCCGCCGCCGTCGCGCTCCGGTCCGACAGGATCATCAGCAGCGCGACACCCGTGAGAAGCACCAGGACGGCTCCGGCCAGGGTCGTCGGCACGACCGACATCCATGAGCGGAAGAACGGCGAATCCCACCCGGCCGTCAGCCCCGTCACGGCGCGGCACGTGGAGAAGGCTGCGTACGCTGTCATCGCCGAAGCGAGGAGCCACGTCCCGCGTCTCGCGGCGATCGCGGGGTGCCTCGCTGCCACGGCGGTCAATCCGCAGGCGACCGCCACGACCAGCACCTTCACCGCGAGTGAGGCGGGGAGACCCACCGCGGCGGAGACGACGCCGACCACCGCGGCGAGCGACGCGGCGATGCCCGCACGCGCCAGGACGTTGCCGCTGAACGAGCCGAGGCCCGCGAAGACCAAGCCCGGCGCCAGCACCATGGCGACGTCGCTGATGACGAGGGACGCGGGGTCTCCGGTCTGGGTGTGCACGAGATGCAGCAGGCTCGCCGCCATCGCGGACAGCGCCCCGACGATCGCGAAACGCAGCACCTCGCCGCGTCGACGCCAGCTCGGGCGTACCGCGAACAGGTAGACCAGCCCGACGATGGTCGCCAGGCACGCGCACACCAACGCCACCCCTGCTGTCAGCACGGCCCTCACCCCCTGGCGCGCCGGCCCGTGAGCGCGCTCACTCGCAACCTACGCGCTGCGGGGGCCAGGAGAAAAGGGAGCCGTCATCTCGGCACCGAAACAGGCCTGCTATGGTCGGGTCCCGACACGGGGTGCCCGCGACCGCGAGCTGAGATCAGACCCGTCGAACCTGCTCCAGTGCAATGCTGGCGAAGGGATGTCGAGATGCGCGATGTCGTGCCCACCGTCCGAGGTCCGGAGGCGGCGCTCCGAGCGCTGCGGGATGCCGCCCCGCTCACGCACTGCGTGACCAACGCCGTCGTCACCGGCTTCACCGCGAATGCGCTGCTCGCGCTCGGTGCGAGTCCCGCCATGGTCGACATCGAGGGCGAGGCCGGGATCTTCGCCGGGGTCGCCGACGGTGTCCTGCTCAACCTCGGAACCCCCACGCCGCAGCAGCAGGCCGGCGCCCGCGAAGTCGTCCAGGTGACGCGACGCTGGGTTCTCGACCCGGTCGCGGTGGGGACGCTGCCGGTCCGGACGGCGCTCGCCGCCGAGCTCGTCTCGGCTCGGCCCGCGATCATCCGCGGCAACGCGTCGGAGATCGCGGCGGTCGCCGGCAGCGGATCGGGCGGTCGCGGAGTCGACAGCGTCGACGATCCCGACACGGTGCGTGACGCAGCGCTGTCGCTCGCGCGTCGCACGGGGGCGGTCGTGGCGGTGTCGGGTCCGGTCGACCTGATCACGGATGGAGACCGGATCGCGCGGGTCCGCGGGGGAGACCCCTTGCTGACGCGCGTCACCGGCGGCGGCTGCTCGCTCGGTGCGACCATGGCCGCTTTCCTCGGGGTGACGGCCCCCCTCTCGGCGGCGGTCGCCGCGTCCGTCGTGCACAAGCGGGCGGCCGAGGCCGCGGCATCCGTCTCTTCGGGGCCGGGTTCGTTCGCCGTGGCCTTCCTCGATGCGCTCGCCGCGCTCGCGCCCGACGAGCTCGACGAGTCGCGGGTGTCGATGGAGGTCTCGACATCGGGCGTTGCGCAGTGATCCGTCGCGAGTCCCTCGCCCTGCACCTCGTCACCGACGACCGCGTCGGCTTCGAGGCGCTGCCGTCGATCGTCGATGCTGCCGTCGCCGGCGGGGTGACCCTCGTGCAGCTGCGTGACAAGACGTGCGAGGCGGCGGAGCTGGTGCGCCGCGCGCGTGTGCTGTCGGATGCGATCGCGGGGCGGGTGCCGCTCCTCATCGATGACCGGGTCGACGTCGCCCTCGCCGCGCGGGACGCGGGTGCGCAGGTCGACGGCGTGCACCTCGGGCAGAACGACATCCCGCCCATCACCGCGCGCAGACTGCTCGGGCCGACCGCCGTGATCGGTTGGACGGCGAACACCGAAGACCATCTGCGGGCCGCTCACGCGATGCCGGAGGGCACCCTCGACTACCTCGGAGTCGGCGTCATCCGGCCGACGGCGACGAAGGCCGATCACCCGCCGGCTCTCGGCATCGCGGGGTTCGCGGCGCGGGCCGCGTCGACCCCGCTCGCGTGCGTCGCGATCGGTGGCGTCGGCGCCGATGACGTCGTCCCGCTCCGCCGGGCGGGCGCGGCCGGGGTCGCCGTGGTGTCGGCGATCTGCGGTGCCGCGGATCCCGCTGCCGCGGCCCGGGCCTTCACCGCTGCGGCGGCCCGTCATTCACGCGGCGCGTCGGACGGAGCGGCGCGGTGAGGGCGCGGGCGGCGGGGATGCCGCGGGCGGTGCGCGTGCCGCGGGTGCTGAGCATCGCGGGCACCGACCCGTCCGGAGGTGCGGGCATCCAGGCCGACCTGAAGTCGATCGCCGCGATGGGCGGCTACGGGATGGCCGTGGTGACCGCTCTGGTGGCGCAGAACACCCGCGGCGTGCGGGCGGTGCACGCGCCGCCCGCCGAGTTCCTGCGCGCGCAGCTCGACGCCGTGGGCGACGACGTCGAGATCGATGCGGTGAAGATCGGGATGCTGCACTCCGAGCCGCTGGTCGCGGTCGTCGACGACTGGCTCGCGCGTCGGGGTGGCGACCTCGTCGTGCTGGACCCCGTCATGGTCGCCACGAGCGGCGACCGCCTGCTCGATCACGCGGCGGAGGCGGCGATCCGTGCCCTCTGCATGCGCGTCGATCTCGTGACACCCAACCTGCCCGAGCTCGCCGTTCTGGCCGACGAGCCGGTCGCGGGCACCTGGCCGGACGCGCTGGCCCAAGCGCTGCGGTTCGCCCGCTCGTCGGGGGCGACGGTACTCGTGAAGGGCGGGCACCTCGGCGGCGACGAATGCCCCGACGCCATCGTGACGCCCGAAGGCGTCGCGGGGGAGGTGTCACGGCCGCGCATCGCCTCGACGAACACCCACGGCACGGGATGCTCGCTGTCCGCGGCCATGGCGACCCTCGGCGCAGCCGGCCGGGGCTGGAGCGATGCGCTCGCACGCGCCACGGACTGGCTCGCCGGCGCGATCGCCGCCGGTGCCGCTCTCGCCGTCGGCGGGGGCAACGGTCCCGTCGACCACCTGCACGAGATCCGCCCGCAGCTCGTGCCGCCGGCGCCGCCCGTGTCGTGGACGACGCAGGCATGGGCGGATGTGGCCCCGCTCCGCGCCGCGGTCGACGCGTGCAGCTTCGTCGACGGGCTGCGCACGGGCGAGCTCGATGAGTCGGTGTTCGCCTGGTATCTCCGGCAGGACGCGCTCTACCTGTCCGAGTACGCCCGCGTGCTCGCCCGGGCCAGCGCTCTGGCGCCGCGGAGCGACGAACAGGTGTTCTGGGCGGAAGCGGCCGCTGCGGCGGTCGCGGTCGAGTCCGAACTGCACCGGGCGCGGGTCGGAGCGGATGCCGCAGCCCCCGCTCCCGCGACGCTCGCCTACACCGACCATCTGCACGCCGCGACTGCTCGAGGGTCGTACGGTGAAGTGGTGGCCGCGCTCCTGCCGTGCTTCTGGCTCTACGCCGACCTGGGCGAGCGCTTCGTGCTGGCCTCGCATGCCGGGCATCCCTATCGCGACTGGCTCTCGACCTACGCCGATCCGGCCTTCGCGGCCTCGAACCGTTCCGCCGTCGAGATCGCGGAGCGGGCTGCGAGCGAAGCATCGGCCTCGGAACGTGAGCGCATGAGCGTCGCGTTCGCGCGGTCGATGCGTCACGAGCTCGCCTTCTTCGAGGCTCCTGTCGCCGCGGTTTCCGCCGCAACATGGCCGAACGAGGAGATGTGCGGGGCCTAGTCTGTGCTCATGCCGAAGCAGCAGGCCGGCCGAGCCACCATGAAGGATGTGGCGGCGCTCGCCGGAGTCTCGGCGAAGACGGTCTCGAACGTGCTGACGGGCACCGCGGCTGTGCGCCCCGAGACGCAGCAGCGCGTGGAGTCGGCCATGCGCGAGCTCGACTTCGTACCCAACCTCAGCGCCCGGGGCCTGCGCAACGGCCGCTCCGGCGTGATCGCCATCGCGCTGCCCGATCTCGCGACGGCCTTCTCGGCAGAGATGCTGCATCACCTCGTCAACGCTGCCCACCAGCGCGGCTACGCCGTGCAGATCGAAGAGACGGCGCTCGAACCCCAACGCGAGCGCGACCTCGTCTCACGGGCGCGTCAGCATCTCGTCGACGGCGTGGTGCTCAACCCGATCCGCATCGAGGACAGCGTCGTGGACCGCGACCACCGGCTGCCGCCCGTGGTTCTGATCGGCGAGGTCGAGCAGCATGTCACCGACCGGGTCCTCGTCGACAGTCGCGCCGGGGCGCGCGACGCGGTCGCGCATCTGGTGGCGCGGGGCGCGCGACGCATCGCCGCGATCGGCGGCGATGAGCAGTCGGCCCTCGCCACGGCGACGAGCCGTCTGCGCCTGGCGGGTATGCGAGACGCGCTCGTCGAGGCGGGCCTCGAGCACGACCGGCACCGCGAGGTCAACGTCCTGCCCTGGAACCTCGAGGCGGGCGCGATCGGTGTCCGGACCCTCCTCGAGCGCCGGGTCGACTTCGATGCCGTGCTGTGCTTCACCGACTCGATAGCAGTGGGCGCGCTGCATGTGCTCGCCGAAGCCGGCATCCGGGTTCCCGACGACGTCCTCGTGTGCGGCTTCGACGACATCGAGCAGTCGCGATACACGACGCCCGAGTTGACGACCGTGTCGTTCGATCGCGATGAGTTCGCGCGCGCGACCGTCGCACTCCTGGAGGAGCGCATCGCGGCTCGCGACATCCCGGTGCGCGCGGTAGCGATCGAGCACCGCGTGATCGCCCGGGCCAGCACGGGCGCGGCGCCCGGGGGCGTTCTCGCGCGTCGCTGACGCCTGCCCGCGGTTGTCAGCGGCCATCGGTGGCGGTATCCGACCTTTTCCTTGCGCATTGATTACATCGATGTAAAAGTGTGAGGGTCCGCGGTTGTCACAATGTCGTGCCGTCACAAAGGAGTGACCGATGGCCCCACCCCTCGAACTCAGTCGGCGGCGGTTCCTCACCGGAGCCGCCGCCCTCGCCGGAACCGCCTTCCTCGCGTCGTGCGCGGGGCTCCCCGGCGGTTCCAACGCCCGCACGCTCCAGTTCTGGCACCTGCTCTCGGGTGCCGACGGGGTGACGATGTCGGGGCTCATCGACGGCGTCAACGCCGCGCAGTCCGACTATCGCGTGCGGCCGACGGTGCTCGCCTGGGGCGAGCCGTACTACACGAAGCTCGCGATGGCAGCTGCGGGCGGCCGGGCGCCCGACGTCTCGGTCATGCACGCGTCGCGGGTCGTCGGATACGCGCCGGGCGGTCTCCTCGACACCTGGGACACCGGGCGGCTGGCCGACCTCGGCGTTGACGCGAGCACCTTCACCGACGCGATCTGGCGTAAGGGCTTCATCGGCGATGACCTCTACAGCGTCGCGCTCGACGCCCACCCGTTCATCCTGATGTACAACACCGACATCTGCGCCGAGGCGGGAGTGCTCGACAGCGACGGCAAGCTGCCGCCCATCACCTCGCCCGAGGACTTCCTCGAGCTCGGGCGTGCCGTGGCCGCGGTGTCGGAGTCGCACGGGCTGTCGTTCGGCTATCTGGGCGACGGAGCGCAGATGTGGCGCCTGTTCTACACGCTCTACACGCAGCACGGCCTCGAGATCGAGCTGCCCGAGGGCGGCCAGGCGCAGATCGACGAGGATGCCGCGGTCGCGGCGCTCAGCTTCATGCAGCAGCTGCTCGACGACGAGATCGCCTCGCGGAGCGCCGACTACCAGAGCGCCATCGCCGAGTTCGCGACGGGCCGCAGCGGACTCTTCCTCACCGGCGTGTGGGAGCTGCGGTCGATGCAGCAGCAGAACCTCCCGATCGATGCCGCGATCATCCCGGCGGTGTTCGGCACCCCGTCGGTCTACGCCGACTCGCACTCGTTCACCCTGCCGCACCAGAGCGCACCCGACGAGGAGTCACGCGACCTCGTCTACCGCTTCGTCGCCGACATCCTGAAGGGCTCGTTCGACTGGGCCGGCGCCGGCCACATCCCCGCCTACCTGCCGGTGACGCAGTCCGCCGCGTACGCCGATCTGCTGCCGCAGGCGCACTACGCCGAGGCCGCGGAGCTCGTCAGATACGACCCGCCCGCGTGGTTCACCGGCTCGGGCTCTCGATTCCAGGCCGACTTCGGCGCCGCCGTGCAGAACGTCCTGCTCCAGGGCGCCGACCCCGCCCAGGCGATCGCACGCTTCCGCACGGGCGTCGACCAGCGCCTGAAGACGCCCAACCCGGCCGCACCGGAAG
It contains:
- a CDS encoding cytochrome b/b6 domain-containing protein gives rise to the protein MLVERGSAIRRRAAIVLVGGVVLVLVAAGAVACARWALSLDAVRGFLDRYPGAYPLPEGAPVGFPAWLAWQHFFNAFLMVLIIRTGLQARREKRPKVFWSPRGRPKRRTSLTIWFHQALDVFWVANGVVFVILLFATGQWMRIVPTSWEVLPNAASAALQYVSLDWPTENGWVNYNSLQQLAYATTVFVAAPLAVATGLRLSTVWPRGDARMNRILPLEPARRLHVLVMLFFAVFIVTHVALVLATGALRNLNHMYAAQGSVGPTAYADNWTGFWLFVLSLGVIVGACVAARPAVLAPIARLFGPTITR
- a CDS encoding LacI family DNA-binding transcriptional regulator, which produces MPKQQAGRATMKDVAALAGVSAKTVSNVLTGTAAVRPETQQRVESAMRELDFVPNLSARGLRNGRSGVIAIALPDLATAFSAEMLHHLVNAAHQRGYAVQIEETALEPQRERDLVSRARQHLVDGVVLNPIRIEDSVVDRDHRLPPVVLIGEVEQHVTDRVLVDSRAGARDAVAHLVARGARRIAAIGGDEQSALATATSRLRLAGMRDALVEAGLEHDRHREVNVLPWNLEAGAIGVRTLLERRVDFDAVLCFTDSIAVGALHVLAEAGIRVPDDVLVCGFDDIEQSRYTTPELTTVSFDRDEFARATVALLEERIAARDIPVRAVAIEHRVIARASTGAAPGGVLARR
- a CDS encoding extracellular solute-binding protein; the encoded protein is MAPPLELSRRRFLTGAAALAGTAFLASCAGLPGGSNARTLQFWHLLSGADGVTMSGLIDGVNAAQSDYRVRPTVLAWGEPYYTKLAMAAAGGRAPDVSVMHASRVVGYAPGGLLDTWDTGRLADLGVDASTFTDAIWRKGFIGDDLYSVALDAHPFILMYNTDICAEAGVLDSDGKLPPITSPEDFLELGRAVAAVSESHGLSFGYLGDGAQMWRLFYTLYTQHGLEIELPEGGQAQIDEDAAVAALSFMQQLLDDEIASRSADYQSAIAEFATGRSGLFLTGVWELRSMQQQNLPIDAAIIPAVFGTPSVYADSHSFTLPHQSAPDEESRDLVYRFVADILKGSFDWAGAGHIPAYLPVTQSAAYADLLPQAHYAEAAELVRYDPPAWFTGSGSRFQADFGAAVQNVLLQGADPAQAIARFRTGVDQRLKTPNPAAPEGAGA
- the thiE gene encoding thiamine phosphate synthase, with product MIRRESLALHLVTDDRVGFEALPSIVDAAVAGGVTLVQLRDKTCEAAELVRRARVLSDAIAGRVPLLIDDRVDVALAARDAGAQVDGVHLGQNDIPPITARRLLGPTAVIGWTANTEDHLRAAHAMPEGTLDYLGVGVIRPTATKADHPPALGIAGFAARAASTPLACVAIGGVGADDVVPLRRAGAAGVAVVSAICGAADPAAAARAFTAAAARHSRGASDGAAR
- a CDS encoding GNAT family N-acetyltransferase, with product MEAELQTDIVVRPVRDVDAEALGRVHATCWHETYDHLISTAALQSVSPRRLAELWTHWAAQGEDFRMYAALVRGEIVGFVGSGPARDRDAPRMRELYFIYLLDAWHGTGIGQRLFDAAVEKDEGIYLWVAEDNPRAHRFYERNGFTLDGQTHTEPFLGETLTEVRFVR
- a CDS encoding enoyl-CoA hydratase-related protein, with product MSDYTTIISETRGRVGWLTLNRPEALNALNSTLVTELADAATAFDRDESIGAIVVTGSERAFAAGADIKEMAGKSAREMSMDNPFAALEEFSRVRTPVVAAVAGFALGGGCELAMMCDIVLAADTAVFGQPEIDLGVIPGIGGTQRLTRAIGYYKAAELVLTGRRMPAEEAERAGLVSRVVPAAQLLDEAGAVAERIASRSLPVAYAAKQALRASQETTAAEGLRLERTLFASLFALDDQKEGMAAFAEKRSPEFRHR
- the thiM gene encoding hydroxyethylthiazole kinase yields the protein MRDVVPTVRGPEAALRALRDAAPLTHCVTNAVVTGFTANALLALGASPAMVDIEGEAGIFAGVADGVLLNLGTPTPQQQAGAREVVQVTRRWVLDPVAVGTLPVRTALAAELVSARPAIIRGNASEIAAVAGSGSGGRGVDSVDDPDTVRDAALSLARRTGAVVAVSGPVDLITDGDRIARVRGGDPLLTRVTGGGCSLGATMAAFLGVTAPLSAAVAASVVHKRAAEAAASVSSGPGSFAVAFLDALAALAPDELDESRVSMEVSTSGVAQ
- a CDS encoding HNH endonuclease signature motif containing protein codes for the protein MASDMELRSVAAEAAGMARLTDRRLQGEIDHAMTVIDDYPAVFAAWVERRIERGHVDVIVKAGAGVPDEVRGSFADAAIDVCERDVPSRVRGALEVLAARVHPQSFTERHGAAAAERCVRVFRGSDGMSNLVANLPTVIAVRMLDRLTQMGQAVKDARDARDARDAGGCGDAVEADAASAGAASAGAAGAGADAAPDARTMDQLRADILGDLVLGGAPVVDPTYGTDRAGGLGAIRARVQVTVTAETLIGRDEHPADAVGAGLIDADTARELAGQVTEWDRLFIDPVTRTPVEIDTYRPTIAMKKLLTARDQHCRFPGCRRAAIRCELDHTIDYALGGHTHLLNLAHLCQRHHSMKQFTRWEVRQLGGGVLEWTSPLGRVYREDVPTPAVCFTTGTVDPPPDGRTGGAPPPEPPPF
- the thiD gene encoding bifunctional hydroxymethylpyrimidine kinase/phosphomethylpyrimidine kinase, whose amino-acid sequence is MRARAAGMPRAVRVPRVLSIAGTDPSGGAGIQADLKSIAAMGGYGMAVVTALVAQNTRGVRAVHAPPAEFLRAQLDAVGDDVEIDAVKIGMLHSEPLVAVVDDWLARRGGDLVVLDPVMVATSGDRLLDHAAEAAIRALCMRVDLVTPNLPELAVLADEPVAGTWPDALAQALRFARSSGATVLVKGGHLGGDECPDAIVTPEGVAGEVSRPRIASTNTHGTGCSLSAAMATLGAAGRGWSDALARATDWLAGAIAAGAALAVGGGNGPVDHLHEIRPQLVPPAPPVSWTTQAWADVAPLRAAVDACSFVDGLRTGELDESVFAWYLRQDALYLSEYARVLARASALAPRSDEQVFWAEAAAAAVAVESELHRARVGADAAAPAPATLAYTDHLHAATARGSYGEVVAALLPCFWLYADLGERFVLASHAGHPYRDWLSTYADPAFAASNRSAVEIAERAASEASASERERMSVAFARSMRHELAFFEAPVAAVSAATWPNEEMCGA